TAACCATGAGTGCTAGTGAAATGCTTCAAACGTCCACTTTTGATGTAACCATCATGAGGAAATGGAGCCTCAGGTAGGTACACTTTTGACTGCTTATCATGACAAAGCCTGCAAAGAACTAAATTAGGTCACTCATTGTTAATTTGTTTCCAATCCCATGCCCACATTGCTGTCTCACTGCCTAAATTTGGTGTTTCACCATTATTTTATCATCTCAATGTTTAATGATTGTATAAAGGTTATAAACAAATCTGCTTACATAGCTAGGCATAGAGAAAGGAAGGGCTAGGGATGGGCTGAAGACCGGCCAACCCCAATGTTAGGAGAAGGGATTTAACCCTTTCACTTCTCAACAAGTTATGATAATGATTaataaaagattgagatactctaatagagcattcagctaactctATTAAAACAATCAGGTGCATGTAAGATTGTAATAAATAAAGAATAATGGGCCACCCACTCACATTGATTTAGGCTAAGTTTCAAAACATTAAACATACAATACAACCACTTCTATTTAGGACACCATTGGACCATAGTAACATGTCTTTAtcagtgaggtgtcctgatttcaggggtcaaAATGTGTGTACACAAATAGAAATGGTGACATCAAGAACAAGTGTCCTGTTAAATAGCAATTATGTCCACATGTCTAGGTGTCCTTTTTAGAGGAGGTTTCTCTGTATCATTTCCTTCCTTACCACTCAGCATAGATGTTAGCATGAGCCAATGAGCTGGCAGCAACTGGAGACACATAGTATACTGGTGTGGTGGAGAAGCCATGACCATCAAGGAACCCCACAATACATTCCAACAGGTCATAGAGAACACCAGATGGATAGCATGGGATGAGCACATTACCACcattgtgcagtgtgtgagctACAGTTAACAGAATAGTCACTATAGTATATAGTATTATGAACACTTGTGGCACACAAAAcctgacaaaaaaaaatgaatgaatgaaaaaaaaaatttttaaaaaagctTCAAagtatagaatttttaaaaaagcttcaaatttaattaaagattaaatatgtatatatgtatactacaagaaaattaacaattttaggATTCACACTAACAGTTATTACCCATTCTTCCACACATTTCTGACAACATGCCATCTGGGTTAGCAGAGGGTGCCTCAGTCAATCCTGCCATGATCACAGCATCACATGACTTGATCAGTGACTTCTCTAGTGGCTGGAGGGGAAGATGATTGGATATTGCTAGGATACATAACAGTAATATAACAACCTGTGGATGTGTCGTCAGCAGTGAAGATGATGACAAATAGCAAATCTGTAAAACAGAAAGCCACAGTCAACATGTGTACACCACTAAGAGGTCACACGAACGCATTCAATTCTACATCTGTAGGCTTCAATGCACTCATGGTGGTCACCATGGAGTAACACTGGACCTAGTACAGGTGGATACATTAAAAGAGACATGTAATTTCAGTAGGCTAGCTTTTTCTTCGTAAtaaaaatacagtgaaaccacATGTATATAGTGGCAATATATGTGCCAAGTAGGTCACAATCACatctaataagaccacctcattatagtgaccatctcAAGTAGGCATCCACACACATcaaaggtgtacttcatggcctcattaataagaccatacCATATCAAAAACATACTTTGCTACAATGAGAAAGTCAGTTAATGAGGCTAATGCATGCAATCTGCTGTACTCATAATACAAGTTATGAACCCTTGGTACAACTCTTCCATAATTAATTCACTTACAGTGGAATGGACAGTCTTGATGACCCAGTTACAACTGCCAAGACAGAATCCCGAGCTCACGGGGATGGCCTCTACTCCTCCACACAATAGCTGGGTATGATTATGATTGATGTGAAGTTGGTAATGTTAACACTTACTATCTTTTGTAggtaagttactggttgtaccTTCAGTAATGCCTCATGAGCCTCTTCAATACTGTAGTGAAAAGTTTACAAATGAAATCTGTCTTAGTTGATATTCTGATCACAGAACAACAGCCCAAATAATGAACCAATTTGAAAGTGGGGATACCCAGGCCATACCACAAGAAATACAAATATTTGAGTAGTGGTTTAAGTATAAAAATAGTAAGAAATGAACATTCAAACTAATTGTACATTTGTCCCAgccatacaacacacacatgcacgcatgcacacacttcTTCGTAACTGGCTGTCCCAGATTCTTCTCCAATGCATTCCTCCACCCTCCATGGGAGACACCCACCCACCGGATGCCGGGTAACCTAATTACAAGCAATTTACTTAGGCCAGATGAATGAATGGACTAGCTCTCAAGGAGGGTGGATGGGCCACTGACAATAGCAGGGACCTGAGTCTCTTCCTCTCTTAATTAGCTCATCCTAGATGCAATATATGGACTGTCTACATGGGTTAACCCTGTTAATGGCTTACAAGGCCACACACTACACTAAACgcacactctacacacacacacacacacacacacacacacacacacacacacacacacacacacacacacacacacacacacacacacacacacacacacacacacacacacacacacacacacacacacacacacacacacacacacacacacacctatatAAAGGTCTCCACACATCGGAGAAATTGTCATCTGATGATTTATCACTAGGAAAGAACCTGCAAAAATCACAACCATCGTAACACTGAACCAAGTAATGGCACAGTTTAGCAGCATCCCCCTACTATACAATCTTACCTGCAATAAAAACTGACAAGCAGCACTATGAAAGACTGTATGCCTGCCTTATACCCATGAGTGCTCATTTATACACAAGCACATAAAAATAGCACTTTATAaactactgctgctgctagctgctaGCTGCTGGCTGCTAACTGCATGCTaactgctgctgctagctgctgGCTGCATGCTAACTGCTGCTAAAATAGCTTACTTCATCAGTTGAGAGAGATTCTGGTTATCACTGGCTAGTGAACTTGAAGTGGTAGTTATAGTTTTCTGGTGTACGTAATCACACAATTCTTCCATTAATAACCTACCAATGAAAACAATAACATTACTATATGGCTCGAAGAGAGACAAATCTTTCAAGGTTAGTTTGCTAAAATATTTTCAAGAGATCAGTACACAAAGCATTTGGCATCATATTTCAAGTCTATGACTATATGAAATATTTACCTGCTATATTGTAAACAAGGTTCTGTGGCGAACACTTGTCCCTTAAACTTCAAGTGCTGTCGAGGAACACTGTGTAATGATGGGTAGAAGTGAAGTGGTAGGCTTACCTCAGTGATATAAGGTAGCGCTAACATAGCATGATTGTTGGAGATTAAGATGACATCAATCATTGAGAAATCCACTAAACCAATCTAACAGTTTAATCACCaaattgtagtaataatatttctCTCAAACAAAAGCCAGATGTTATCTATACAGTTCTACATTTGAAGGCACCCTAGCTTTTGTATTTGAGACAATATAGACATACCTCTGGTAACTTCATGAATGGTATAGAGTTTACAAAAATATGATCAATGTTTTCACAGAACTGCAGTAAGAAACAATTATCAACTGCAGTTCAAGGACTACCTCTACCATACCGTACCATGTTATTGGAGGGAAGGGTAGCATCTTTGGGTGACCATTTATTTAATGATGACAGATGTGGACTGTAAGCAACAAAAATATTGTAAAAAGCAGGATTATCCTGGATAGTATCCAGATTTGCATAATACACGAATACTTACCTGTATACTAGCGAGTGTGGTAGGAACTTCAGCATGCCAGTCAGGTCCAGCGCACAATCCAACATTACAGTCAGCCGGTCTGTCTTCAGCACGTAACAAGGCTGCCACGGTTTATCACCCAAACAATACTAACCAACAATAAATAACATGAGGTGCTCAACACACAGCAATCAACTCACCAGCTCCATGtcaaattaaaacccacaatcaatagctttactttaataaaactcaaacccataaTTGATTCATTCATTATATCTTTTGTGGTAAACAACATGCCAAGGTTGAGGTCTAGAAGAGGAAAGAAAACTGGCCCGTTACAGCGACCAAAAGAGAAGGCCACTTATCCGAGTGAGTGAGAGGATTTGATGTAGATCTCATATCTAACTGTAATGTGTTTAAGTCTCATTTGTTATTGGTGCAAGTAATAttctttttctttgtataaCTGTTTCGTGTACTTTTGTATTATGTAGTTGTTACCTCTATAGGCCTAGCCTTTACTAATCACCTTGTCATTGTTGTGACTAAACAAGTAATTCACCTATCAAATATTTTGCCTCACTAGTACGAGCATGGACAGAGGTGGGGGTTAAgtggggattagtgggggaatCAACTGCTAACCTTGCCCCAGGTAGTGGGGCATGAGCTGTCTACTAGATCACATGTAAACGCAAGCTGTTTATTTAGTTACTATTCCACTAAGTTGTGGCCTCATGGTCTTTCACTGGGGATTTGGCATGCAAAAGGGCCCCAGGTAGTGGTGTTCAAATCTCCACCTCTGCCTGTGTGTGGGCAAAACATTGACCAATGTATTATATAAGACTGAAATATTAGAGTTTGGCATATTTGTGTTCTAGTGGGATACAGATATTACATTAGAATTTTGAATCTATGCTAGCACAAAATTATATTCTTGTCTGTGAtcattattcttattattattaaaggctttacagcacatgcACATACAAGCACATGCACATACAAGCACATGCACATACAAGCACATGCACATACAAGCAATCATGGCCGTGTAGTTTTGGTAGCCTTATCAGTGAAGTCACCATTCAATCAGTTGTGAAATTCACAACTTGAATTTTGTTTGTAGTGTGATAGTGTTAAGAACACAGTCAGCAATTTTAGCATCCAAAATCCTGACAATTTTTACTGCACTATTTTGTTAACTCCAGCAAAGTATTACATACTCCACAATCACTAAACAATTAATACTTTTAGCTGATGATGGATCTTCTCCCAGTTCAgaagaggaggaggaggaggaggaagaAGAAGTAGCTGAGGAATCAAGTGAAGATGAAGGCTACAAACCTTCCGCAGGGAAGAAGCCTCGTGTTGGATCAGTACGTAACCACCCTGTTTGACTTTATAATAATACACGTGTGTACTTGCAGAGCAGCAAAGAGGAGAGCAAAAAGAACAATGAAGTCTACCCATGTGGGGCTTGTTGTGATGTAAGTTAAGTCGGGCCATGCCTTTTATACTAGCAGTATACATAGTTGCACAATGAATATGCTCCATTGTATAGGAGGttaatgatgaggatgaaggTATCTATTGTGAGAGTGGCTGTGAGAGATGGTTCCACAGAACTTGTGTAGGCCTCACCAAACTAGCCTTCCAGCTACTGAACAATGAAGACTATGCTGAGTGGGCGTGTGATCAGTGTATAGAGACTAAAATGGTCCCTAGTGTTAAAATGGCAACCACATGAATTATACATGATATACGGAAATATACTGAAATATACTAACAAAATACGGTGATAAGTTATAATGGCGACAGCAAGAGCGGCAGGGAACGTATGCATGTTTTGTACGAAGCAGGAGCAGACTGTTTGTGGAGAATTGATCAATAAGAATTCGTGTTGTGCTCATATTAACTGTCTGGTATGATCGTTGCCCGTTTGTGGTTACTGTTTACTCGTTGCTATAGTACTTCGCCTCCGGTCTGGCTCAGGACGGCAGCGAAAGTGAAGGGATCGTGGGATTTTTTGAAAAGGATGTCGAAAAAGAAGTTCGTCGTTGCAGAAGATTGGTAAGAATCGATTTCCGTGTACCTTCGTATACCTAATTTGTTTTCTCAGAaatgtaatttttgtggattatTCGGGGCAAGTGTAGGGTGCGCGGTCACTAGTTGCCGCGTGTCTGCCCATTTCCCTTGTGCTGAGCAAAATGGATTTCTCTTTCAGTATACCGGAACCTTCAAGTAAGTCTGTGGATTTATACACACTGAAACCTGAGCCAGATTATTATTAAAGCCATCACTTAGTTCTCAAGGCCAGGCacacttgattacttgtttctcatccacaaagtTGTGGAATCGCATTTGAGTGGAGTCATTATTGAAGGAAAGCTCAAAAAACTGATACCACTTTTTCTGTGGTGCACTTAGACAGACatttgctgtaaaatgatagtcaGCCTTCTCAGCATCaatatatgtgtgtacatgagtgataacagcaataatgaaattagaagTAGCAGAGTGAAATGAGAaacaatcaagtttgcctggcctatgCAGGTGGCTGTGTGCATTTCACAGGTTACTTTGCATATTTCATAATGGCCAGTTTATAGAGGTGAATTATTGTACAGTAACCTGATTAGCTGTATTTATGCTATACCAAATTAAGCTTCTGTTTGTGTAagcaatagtattattatttttaaaatggaTACGATGTATAGGACAACAATTATAGAAACAATATTGTTAAGTGAAGGCCTTTGATGGTATCCAATAATATTGAGTAAACTTAGCAGGTTGATGTTCTTAGATCCCTGAACTCTGCATGGAGAGAGAAATACAACttctaaaaaataataattgtaatATGGGTGACCATGTAACCATCACCCTTAGAAGGGAACAGAACCTGGCTTCATTGTTTAATTGTACTAAATGATTTCTCTAGGGCTTATTGTTTGAATCACAGTCCAAAGCAGCAGCGGATGAGACTGAAAGGAAATTGCATAATTTGTTTGACTAACAAAGACCGAGAGCGAGGCAGTAGATTATATACTCCGTGTTGTAGGAATGGCTGGTTCCACCGTGCTTGTATCCAGGTATGCTAGGCCTCTACTGTGCATATTTGGCATGTACGTATGAAATGATACTATTATTGAATGCTGCACTGTGTTGAGTGTGTTGATAGTTGGTTGACTTCTAACCACTATTTGCCTATCTTGTATATCTCTCTCGTATACGTTATTCACCTTAGACCACTGAACAATCTTTAGGTGCTTCTTTTCTATCGCAATTGTTTATATTCTCGCCTGAGACTCTCAAAGGCAATATTTGTGGGTGTGTTTAAAGACTGTAatgcagggatttttctaggggggggcaaagggggcattttgcccccccctgaaaatgatttttttcctgaactctgcctcaaccagcccaatgatgaaacaatgataaattgatttgaaatcataaaatttagtcgatggctagctagctacaataaaacaaatttagcctaatttaagttctgccccccccctcaatttctgaaaaactcggaTTGCTTCTAGAAAAATCCCTCCTGTAATGTAATACCAATTGGTAACACAGATGCATATTATGGTGATGCACATGGCTGGCCACATTGTTTGTAAGTCAAATCACTCAATTATTTCTAAGGTGATAGTTCGATTACCATATGCAAGGAGGTTTTgacataagaaaaatttgacgaattcacacttcagcagatttgacgaataaaatgttggcaaaaatcaagaaattgtaggcaaaacctgtacttttaagtgtgcttataaacatttgacgaatttaaatttgatgaatttaaccgatttgtcaaatttttttgatgtcaaaatttcctttcgTACGGTAAAGTATTGTGTTGgcagtgtgtgttgtattagagtaattgaacagttTTGGAGTACTTCAATGGGATGAACAAATACACTAATCTGAGCACTACCCCAACTCTAGGAAATCCAACATTCTTTCTAATCTCTGTCACAATGAATGCTATATTACAGGGATTTCACTCTTCTGTTTCCCAACTGGTACGGAAACATACTTTTTTTTAAACCTgtgtatataccactttagcgtgggcgttcaaaggtgccgctcgaggtttaactcgcatattgcccgggaaatatcatgggaaagcggtttgccaatgattttgatacccagccagttcaaagaaacaatgcactttgactcgttatattgagctaCATAgaactttgtattgtgggacttgtttttgtagtggttgctaagctgagtatatttgctaaTTTAGACTAGTTGCttgttagtaaaggataatgaaggcacaaaataattgtttggacgatcgtggatgcgtattttTACCCACcgcatatcagcctttgaacagaccatggaacagcaaagctactactgctatgctgaaataggttagtaacttacagtcctaagtacttaacttaatataataacttgctgtcccaatagcgaagttagttggcttaacttagtacaagaATGGCAATATAaattccatcccacaatcgcaaattttctaacattgcgtgttgaaacatagtaatgtattaatgacgttttaatatatggacaacgttttgatggctattagcccacgctattaaaaccacgattgATCTTCAGattctactgtataaaacaaacgggatgagttctcgttagttctttcacctattaggtgagtgagccccaagtgatatatatcacttataccatatatcaagacacatggtagtgtgtcgtgcggcccaagaagccggcgcataacacccgtgagtgtattgacaggaagaaagaaaatgcaattttcgcacctctgtagctctgtgctgccttgatgaaacaagacaaattttgatgtggacactccctccaccttcagcactccacattccaaattagagcgaaatcgcttcaagcgtttccgagatatgcgacttcaaaaattggcttagtttcttcgggtttttttcttcctcttttcgcacacttacaaaaactgctataaaatgcaaacgctatatccgattgccttgaaatttggcacacagaagcaGGGtttaaaggcgcatctctgtaccaactttggctaggatacgataaacaggaaaagagttatgatcgattattcacgaaaaataacaccaatatgttgtcacgcctacggggtaaaccgcgtatgggaagaagctgaaaattggtgggtgaataggttaactattgaacctcaaactttttgtggtttgaaagaaatcgagctaaaaaccaggaagatacaacgaaaaaaccaacagtgtgtaacaattacgcaatcgagattagctaataaaaaaaaaacgactacttgccacgcctaccagataaaccgctagggggaatgctttgaaaatcgctgtatagaaggagtaatcatcttagaaaggctcttcaatggtgtagaagaatcagacttaaagccacggagttataacatgaaatccaacttggtgcagcaagtgcgagatcaagatactctaatagagcagtcatcctaatagaacagtcaccctgaagagaattcaagagatcagctagaaacaagtaacctgtatagagatcagctagaaacaagtcaccctgtagagagttcagctagaaaaatttacgttatagggagttcatgcaactacggaaagggatagttcagctagaagaaatcaccttgtagagttcagctacataggaactaccatgtagagagttcaactacaaacaaatcgccctgtagagagatcagtagaagaagttaccttgtagagaggtcagctacaaacaaatcaccctgtagaaagatcagctagaaggagtcaccttgtagagagttcagttacaaagaaaccatcatgtagagaattcagctac
The nucleotide sequence above comes from Dysidea avara chromosome 3, odDysAvar1.4, whole genome shotgun sequence. Encoded proteins:
- the LOC136249812 gene encoding integrator complex subunit 9-like, producing MELYCLGDKPWQPCYVLKTDRLTVMLDCALDLTGMLKFLPHSLVYSPHLSSLNKWSPKDATLPSNNMFCENIDHIFVNSIPFMKLPEIGLVDFSMIDVILISNNHAMLALPYITEHLKFKGQVFATEPCLQYSRLLMEELCDYVHQKTITTTSSSLASDNQNLSQLMKFFPSDKSSDDNFSDVWRPLYSIEEAHEALLKVQPVTYLQKILLCGGVEAIPVSSGFCLGSCNWVIKTVHSTICYLSSSSLLTTHPQPLEKSLIKSCDAVIMAGLTEAPSANPDGMLSEMCGRMAHTLHNGGNVLIPCYPSGVLYDLLECIVGFLDGHGFSTTPVYYVSPVAASSLAHANIYAEWLCHDKQSKVYLPEAPFPHDGYIKSGRLKHFTSTHGDLCQQYSTPCVMFTGHPSLRCGGAVHLMEAWRSNPNNAVFFTEPDFDYLHALAPFQPISMKAFYFPVDPRLNFSTANRLLKEIQPRQLIVPEVYISSTQENTLLPEMPCQVIRRCGVVTIATETGAHPAGIDPQLAQQITPKPVAVKTVGGVASLTCLVECRDDHMTLKPHPQPSESAGAKLWGKLSIDKTLQMLKEEYNILDAHAETDGEDQLIRLANNAVIRLSAETTTVQYTNDDAKLRKLVQDCVLRQLVQL
- the LOC136249820 gene encoding pygopus homolog 1-like — translated: MPRLRSRRGKKTGPLQRPKEKATYPTDDGSSPSSEEEEEEEEEEVAEESSEDEGYKPSAGKKPRVGSSSKEESKKNNEVYPCGACCDEVNDEDEGIYCESGCERWFHRTCVGLTKLAFQLLNNEDYAEWACDQCIETKMVPSVKMATT